A region from the Tachyglossus aculeatus isolate mTacAcu1 chromosome X2, mTacAcu1.pri, whole genome shotgun sequence genome encodes:
- the SIMC1 gene encoding SUMO-interacting motif-containing protein 1 isoform X2 has product MAGGGLPGMEAAPWGVRPPDPRVVDFIDLTQEATPMTVEVIDLTGPDDDDDDHADRDPRVTLGPSGATRRIKAEEGWTDGSHDPPRCPPPGSGVEPGCSPTSRRGDLGSRRLVPDTPAPSPAAQDESEDLPPAPFASPSWAEGPRAASWARGQPCLHRLRYFQRPPVHHLFFQSLIQDKDAVERQGIRLAEPIPQRRLRMIAGTVEEDFPLATLQLLTDFVSPRHYPPGDMVAHVIRRILLVADGSELLKDAYVLLMKIQQLHPANINSVEWDWQLLTYVMEEKKPLPGRLYFLRYVVQTLQDDFQMALRRRWQQLQQSFVSAVLSCDKQPHNIRDVISWLVREVASMEPTRDQGSGPNPGRHGTGCSQQAVCCLQRMLSIAVEVDRSPTCSSAKIANKMFDLVLAIPERSQRRTFFTTMESHLLRCKLLEMMFLHSCKEPTNLPLSLAQALHFLANATSLLPCQGEEGKWQSWDELMEHLQLLLISYQHVLTGHLRSSVTERKDLLIKRAQAQSQAGDDVTPEDVELGLHILRQRLLHVLGAPLAPPLQRTLLLLRHLFLALLPPQPPASSHWLRPGPAPPLATPLQLIRPAFSLAAAQTPSSLIGRGADPSFSHWPRRRPLVLSLAAAQTPSSLIGRGADP; this is encoded by the exons ATGGCGGGCGGGGGCCTGCCAGGGATGGAGGCCGCGCCTTGGGGGGTCCGGCCCCCGGACCCACGGGTGGTG GACTTCATCGACTTAACCCAGGAGGCGACGCCGatgactgtggaggtgatcgaCCTGACGGGgccggacgacgacgacgacgaccacGCTGACCGGGACCCGCGCGTGACCCTGGGTCCCTCGGGGGCCACCCGGCGCATCAAAGCTGAAGAGGGGTGGACAGACGGCAGCCACGATCCTCCGCGTTGCCCCCCTCCGGGGTCCGGCGTGGAGCCGGGCTGCAGCCCCACTTCGCGGAGGGGTGACCTGGGGTCCCGGCGGCTCGTCCCCGACACCCCCGCCCCGTCGCCGGCGGCCCAGGACGAGTCCGAAGACCTGCCACCTGCCCCGTTCGCCAGCCCGTCCTGGGCAGAGGGGCCCCGGGCCGCCAGCTGGGCCCGTGGCCAGCCCTGTTTGCACAGACTGAGGTATTTCCAGAGACCCCCAGTGCACCATCTCTTCTTCCAGAGCCTCATACAGGACAAGGATGCAGTAGAG AGGCAGGGGATCCGCCTGGCGGAGCCCATCCCGCAGAGGAGGCTGAGGATGATCGCGGGCACCGTGGAGGAGGACTTCCCCCTGGCCACGCTGCAGCTCCTCACGGACTTCGTGTCGCCCCGTCACTACCCGCCGGGGGACATggtggcccacgtcatccgccggATCCTGCTGGTGGCCGACGGCTCAGAGCTCCTCAAAGACGCCTACGTGCTGCTCATGAAGATCCAGCA GCTGCACCCCGCCAACATCAACTCCGTGGAGTGGGACTGGCAGCTGCTTACGTACGTCATGGAGGAGAAG AAACCGCTGCCCGGCCGCCTCTACTTCCTGCGCTACGTGGTGCAGACGCTGCAGGACGACTTCCAGATGGCCCTGCGCCGTCGctggcagcagctgcagcagtccTTCGTCAGCGCCGTGCTCTCCTGCGACAAGCAGCCGCACAACATCAG GGACGTGATCTCCTGGCTGGTCCGCGAAGTGGCCAGCATGGAGCCCACCCGGGACCAGGGCAGCGGGCCGAACCCCGGGCGCCACGGGACGGGCTGCAGTCAGCA GGCGGTGTGTTGCCTGCAGCGGATGCTGTCCATAGCGGTGGAGGTGGACCGCTCGCCCACCTGCAGCTCCGCCAAGATCGCCAACAAGATGTTCGACCTGGTGCTGGCCATCCCCGAGCGCAGCCAGAG GAGGACCTTCTTCACCACCATGGAGAGCCATCTTCTCCGCTGCAAACTGCTGGAGATGATGTTCCTTCACAGCTGCAAGGAGCCCACCAACCTGCCGCTGTCCCTGGCTCAGGCCCTGCACTTCCTGGCCaatgccacctctctgctgccctgccag GGCGaggaagggaagtggcagagttgggacgaGCTGATGGAACATTTACAGTTACTCCTCATCAGTTACCAGCACGTTTTAACAG GGCACTTACGCAGCTCGGTGACGGAGCGCAAGGACCTGCTCATCAAgagggcgcaggcgcagtcgCAGGCGGGCGACGACGTGACGCCGGAGGACGTGGAGCTGGGCCTGCACATCCTCCGCCAGCGCCTGCTGCACGTGCTGGGCGCCccgctggccccgcccctccagcgcaccctcctcctcctcaggcacctcttcctcgccctcctccccccccagcccccagcctcctctcATTGGCTgcgccctggccccgcccctcctctagCCACGCCCCTGCAGCTCATACGCCCCGCCTTCTCATTGGCCGCGGCGCAGACCCCTAGTTCTCTCATTGGCCGCGGCGCAGACCCCTCGTTCTCTCATTGGCCGCGGCGCAGACCCCTCGTTCTCTCATTGGCCGCGGCGCAGACCCCTAGTTCTCTCATTGGCCGCGGCGCAGACCCCTAG
- the SIMC1 gene encoding SUMO-interacting motif-containing protein 1 isoform X1: protein MALGCKRKASVEEGEGRPRFGQEEAEDFIDLTQEATPMTVEVIDLTGPDDDDDDHADRDPRVTLGPSGATRRIKAEEGWTDGSHDPPRCPPPGSGVEPGCSPTSRRGDLGSRRLVPDTPAPSPAAQDESEDLPPAPFASPSWAEGPRAASWARGQPCLHRLRYFQRPPVHHLFFQSLIQDKDAVERQGIRLAEPIPQRRLRMIAGTVEEDFPLATLQLLTDFVSPRHYPPGDMVAHVIRRILLVADGSELLKDAYVLLMKIQQLHPANINSVEWDWQLLTYVMEEKKPLPGRLYFLRYVVQTLQDDFQMALRRRWQQLQQSFVSAVLSCDKQPHNIRDVISWLVREVASMEPTRDQGSGPNPGRHGTGCSQQAVCCLQRMLSIAVEVDRSPTCSSAKIANKMFDLVLAIPERSQRRTFFTTMESHLLRCKLLEMMFLHSCKEPTNLPLSLAQALHFLANATSLLPCQGEEGKWQSWDELMEHLQLLLISYQHVLTGHLRSSVTERKDLLIKRAQAQSQAGDDVTPEDVELGLHILRQRLLHVLGAPLAPPLQRTLLLLRHLFLALLPPQPPASSHWLRPGPAPPLATPLQLIRPAFSLAAAQTPSSLIGRGADPSFSHWPRRRPLVLSLAAAQTPSSLIGRGADP from the exons GACTTCATCGACTTAACCCAGGAGGCGACGCCGatgactgtggaggtgatcgaCCTGACGGGgccggacgacgacgacgacgaccacGCTGACCGGGACCCGCGCGTGACCCTGGGTCCCTCGGGGGCCACCCGGCGCATCAAAGCTGAAGAGGGGTGGACAGACGGCAGCCACGATCCTCCGCGTTGCCCCCCTCCGGGGTCCGGCGTGGAGCCGGGCTGCAGCCCCACTTCGCGGAGGGGTGACCTGGGGTCCCGGCGGCTCGTCCCCGACACCCCCGCCCCGTCGCCGGCGGCCCAGGACGAGTCCGAAGACCTGCCACCTGCCCCGTTCGCCAGCCCGTCCTGGGCAGAGGGGCCCCGGGCCGCCAGCTGGGCCCGTGGCCAGCCCTGTTTGCACAGACTGAGGTATTTCCAGAGACCCCCAGTGCACCATCTCTTCTTCCAGAGCCTCATACAGGACAAGGATGCAGTAGAG AGGCAGGGGATCCGCCTGGCGGAGCCCATCCCGCAGAGGAGGCTGAGGATGATCGCGGGCACCGTGGAGGAGGACTTCCCCCTGGCCACGCTGCAGCTCCTCACGGACTTCGTGTCGCCCCGTCACTACCCGCCGGGGGACATggtggcccacgtcatccgccggATCCTGCTGGTGGCCGACGGCTCAGAGCTCCTCAAAGACGCCTACGTGCTGCTCATGAAGATCCAGCA GCTGCACCCCGCCAACATCAACTCCGTGGAGTGGGACTGGCAGCTGCTTACGTACGTCATGGAGGAGAAG AAACCGCTGCCCGGCCGCCTCTACTTCCTGCGCTACGTGGTGCAGACGCTGCAGGACGACTTCCAGATGGCCCTGCGCCGTCGctggcagcagctgcagcagtccTTCGTCAGCGCCGTGCTCTCCTGCGACAAGCAGCCGCACAACATCAG GGACGTGATCTCCTGGCTGGTCCGCGAAGTGGCCAGCATGGAGCCCACCCGGGACCAGGGCAGCGGGCCGAACCCCGGGCGCCACGGGACGGGCTGCAGTCAGCA GGCGGTGTGTTGCCTGCAGCGGATGCTGTCCATAGCGGTGGAGGTGGACCGCTCGCCCACCTGCAGCTCCGCCAAGATCGCCAACAAGATGTTCGACCTGGTGCTGGCCATCCCCGAGCGCAGCCAGAG GAGGACCTTCTTCACCACCATGGAGAGCCATCTTCTCCGCTGCAAACTGCTGGAGATGATGTTCCTTCACAGCTGCAAGGAGCCCACCAACCTGCCGCTGTCCCTGGCTCAGGCCCTGCACTTCCTGGCCaatgccacctctctgctgccctgccag GGCGaggaagggaagtggcagagttgggacgaGCTGATGGAACATTTACAGTTACTCCTCATCAGTTACCAGCACGTTTTAACAG GGCACTTACGCAGCTCGGTGACGGAGCGCAAGGACCTGCTCATCAAgagggcgcaggcgcagtcgCAGGCGGGCGACGACGTGACGCCGGAGGACGTGGAGCTGGGCCTGCACATCCTCCGCCAGCGCCTGCTGCACGTGCTGGGCGCCccgctggccccgcccctccagcgcaccctcctcctcctcaggcacctcttcctcgccctcctccccccccagcccccagcctcctctcATTGGCTgcgccctggccccgcccctcctctagCCACGCCCCTGCAGCTCATACGCCCCGCCTTCTCATTGGCCGCGGCGCAGACCCCTAGTTCTCTCATTGGCCGCGGCGCAGACCCCTCGTTCTCTCATTGGCCGCGGCGCAGACCCCTCGTTCTCTCATTGGCCGCGGCGCAGACCCCTAGTTCTCTCATTGGCCGCGGCGCAGACCCCTAG